The Triplophysa dalaica isolate WHDGS20190420 chromosome 5, ASM1584641v1, whole genome shotgun sequence genome window below encodes:
- the LOC130421297 gene encoding uncharacterized protein LOC130421297 isoform X2, producing MKIEALLCFCFIHVSSSHSFTNESADDVYESLWQNNKDIANKTLRVDFLRQMENGSLQAERYINFTIQDINYVLKVTDMLKIMSKRVTKPKDLKDFMAARYSGYKDFANLMVNQYLFKGPPAIQQTQAMRKYLLYYGSLMLGDPLYFAVGLLPCSRLWVWLANNLNIPPTNAYYTWKTDNINGNPEKHYKALLNKYLNTTDKVAKANTVFRNQMQNEHDFFFTS from the exons ATGAAGATTGAGGCTCtcctgtgtttttgtttcatacaTGTCAG CTCCTCTCACAGTTTCACAAATGAATCTGCGGATGATGTGTATGAATCCCTCTGGCAAAACAATAAAGACATCGCCAATAAGACACTCAGGGTGGACTTCCTGAGACAAATGGAGAATGGCAGTCTGCAAGCAGAGCGATACATCAACTTCACCATACAGGACATCAACTACGTGCTGAAAGTGACTGATATGTTGAAGATAATGAGCAAAAGAGTTACCAAGCCTAAGGACCTCAAAGATTTCATGGCAGCCAGATACTCAGGGTACAAAGATTTTGCCAATTTAATGGTCAATCAATATCTTTTTAAG GGTCCACCTGCCATCCAGCAAACTCAAGCTATGAGAAAGTATCTGTTATATTACGGATCATTGATGTTAGGAGATCCGTTGTATTTTGCTGTGGGTCTTCTTCCCTGTTCTAGACTCTGGGTGTGGCTGGCCAATAATCTAAACATACCTCCAACCAATGCATACTACACCTGGAAAACAGACAACATTAACGGCAACCCTGAGAAGCACTACAAAGCTTTGCTTAACAAGTATCTCAACACAACTGACAAAGTGGCGAAGGCGAATACTGTGTTCCGTAATCAGATGCAGAATGAGCATGATTTCTTTTTCACTTCTTGA
- the LOC130421297 gene encoding uncharacterized protein LOC130421297 isoform X1 yields MKIEALLCFCFIHVSSSSHSFTNESADDVYESLWQNNKDIANKTLRVDFLRQMENGSLQAERYINFTIQDINYVLKVTDMLKIMSKRVTKPKDLKDFMAARYSGYKDFANLMVNQYLFKGPPAIQQTQAMRKYLLYYGSLMLGDPLYFAVGLLPCSRLWVWLANNLNIPPTNAYYTWKTDNINGNPEKHYKALLNKYLNTTDKVAKANTVFRNQMQNEHDFFFTS; encoded by the exons ATGAAGATTGAGGCTCtcctgtgtttttgtttcatacaTGTCAG CAGCTCCTCTCACAGTTTCACAAATGAATCTGCGGATGATGTGTATGAATCCCTCTGGCAAAACAATAAAGACATCGCCAATAAGACACTCAGGGTGGACTTCCTGAGACAAATGGAGAATGGCAGTCTGCAAGCAGAGCGATACATCAACTTCACCATACAGGACATCAACTACGTGCTGAAAGTGACTGATATGTTGAAGATAATGAGCAAAAGAGTTACCAAGCCTAAGGACCTCAAAGATTTCATGGCAGCCAGATACTCAGGGTACAAAGATTTTGCCAATTTAATGGTCAATCAATATCTTTTTAAG GGTCCACCTGCCATCCAGCAAACTCAAGCTATGAGAAAGTATCTGTTATATTACGGATCATTGATGTTAGGAGATCCGTTGTATTTTGCTGTGGGTCTTCTTCCCTGTTCTAGACTCTGGGTGTGGCTGGCCAATAATCTAAACATACCTCCAACCAATGCATACTACACCTGGAAAACAGACAACATTAACGGCAACCCTGAGAAGCACTACAAAGCTTTGCTTAACAAGTATCTCAACACAACTGACAAAGTGGCGAAGGCGAATACTGTGTTCCGTAATCAGATGCAGAATGAGCATGATTTCTTTTTCACTTCTTGA
- the phyh gene encoding phytanoyl-CoA dioxygenase, peroxisomal: MSRAADRLKVVLNHLNGSQGNVRASFTSAQSVSLHRHPQTFRYTLDTDILTPEQRLSYEENGFILIRNLVSPADIEKFRKAFEQICKREVKVPGLVVMRDVSIAKSEFVEGEKAVTKLQDFQEVPGLFRYCTLPQILKYVECFTGPNIMAMHTMLINKPPDTGKKTSRHPMHQDLHYFAFRPADRIVCAWTAMEKVNRQNGCLVVLPGSHKGTLQEHDYPEWEGGINKMYHGVRNYDPNHSRVHLEMEKGDTVFFHPLLIHGSGMNQTEGFRKAISCHYASADCYYIDVKGTTQENISNEVKDLAFRKYGVDSLSFQDTWALRGRLVHGERTSL; the protein is encoded by the exons ATGTCTCGGGCCGCAGACAGACTGAAAGTGGTTTTAAATCATCTGAATGGATCACAGGGCAATGTC CGTGCGTCCTTCACCTCGGCGCAGAGTGTTTCCCTTCATCGTCATCCTCAAACTTTTCG ATACACACTAGACACAGACATCCTGACTCCTGAACAAAGGCTCTCTTATGAAGAGAATGGATTCATCCTCATTCGAAACCTTGTGTCTCCTGCAGACATCGAGAAATTCAG GAAAGCCTTTGAACAGATTTGTAAGAGAGAGGTGAAGGTCCCTGGCTTGGTGGTAATGAGAGACGTATCAATCGCGAAGTCTGAGTTTGTCGAGGGTGAAAAGGCTGTCACCAAACTTCAGGACTTCCAAGAAGTTCCAGGACTGTTTCGGTACTGCACGTTACCCCAG ATCCTGAAGTATGTGGAGTGTTTTACTGGACCTAACATCATGGCCATGCACACTATGCTTATCAACAAGCCACCGGATACAG GTAAGAAAACTTCTCGCCACCCCATGCATCAGGATTTACACTACTTCGCCTTCCGACCCGCTGACCGCATTGTATGCGCATGGACGGCCATGGAGAAAGTGAACCGTCAAAACGGCTGCCTGGTTGTCCTACCGGGATCTCACAAAGGCACCCTGCAGGAACACGACTACCCCGAGTGGGAG GGTGGGATAAATAAGATGTACCATGGGGTCCGTAACTACGACCCAAACCATTCCAGAGTACACCTGGAGATGGAGAAAGGAgatacagtgtttttccatCCTCTGCTGATCCACGGCTCTGGAATGAACCAGACCGAGGGCTTCCGAAAG GCCATCTCCTGCCACTACGCCAGCGCTGACTGTTATTACATCGACGTGAAAGGAACCACTCAGGAGAACATCAGCAATGAAGTTAAGGATCTTGCGTTTAGGAAGTACGGCGTTGATTCGCTCAGTTTCCAG GACACCTGGGCCCTGCGTGGACGTCTGGTCCATGGAGAGAGAACATCACTGTGA